A window from Chloroflexota bacterium encodes these proteins:
- a CDS encoding PEP-utilizing protein mobile subunit, whose translation MTTTPLERRFPSPFSVEAPPGAEDWRRLYPYYYLFSDERKEFEEGKFWFFDGMHNPEPVYPFDTIMPESWWVLLNQFLTRVWPVPPALGIDQRIVNGYLYVSPTSIADEALIEARVPHFLERAGYYYENWDEIYAHWIAKAEDCIKRLRAIEFKPLEEMEPMETITSWRGTTSAWDLIASYDRLLENMHEMACYHFELHMLSYGALMTLSDFCKNAFPGIADQTIAKMVGGVEILFFRPDDELRKLARLALEVGVDDAIIDNEEPQAALGSISAAPDGRRWLEAFEEAKEPWFWFSTGPGYCHQHRAWIDDLTIPFSAMRGYIEKLRDGADIERPLENILSERERIVQEYSELLPTDDDREAFRQVLDLARKVYP comes from the coding sequence ATGACGACGACGCCTCTAGAACGCCGTTTCCCTAGCCCATTCTCGGTGGAGGCCCCACCGGGAGCGGAGGATTGGCGCCGTCTGTATCCCTACTACTACCTCTTCAGCGACGAGCGCAAAGAGTTCGAGGAGGGGAAGTTCTGGTTCTTCGATGGGATGCACAACCCGGAGCCCGTGTATCCGTTCGACACGATCATGCCCGAAAGCTGGTGGGTGCTGCTCAACCAGTTTCTGACCCGTGTGTGGCCGGTGCCTCCCGCGCTCGGCATCGACCAGCGGATTGTCAACGGCTATCTGTATGTGAGCCCAACCTCCATCGCGGATGAGGCGCTGATCGAAGCTCGCGTCCCGCACTTTCTCGAACGAGCCGGTTACTACTACGAGAACTGGGACGAGATCTACGCGCACTGGATCGCCAAGGCGGAGGACTGCATCAAGCGGCTGCGGGCGATCGAGTTCAAGCCGCTTGAAGAGATGGAGCCGATGGAGACCATCACCTCGTGGCGGGGGACAACGTCGGCCTGGGATCTGATCGCGTCCTACGACCGGCTGCTCGAGAACATGCACGAGATGGCCTGTTACCACTTCGAGCTGCACATGCTCAGCTACGGCGCGCTGATGACGCTGTCGGATTTCTGCAAGAACGCCTTTCCCGGGATCGCCGATCAGACGATCGCGAAGATGGTGGGCGGGGTCGAGATCCTCTTTTTCCGGCCCGACGACGAGCTCCGCAAGCTCGCGCGGCTAGCGCTCGAGGTGGGCGTCGACGACGCGATTATCGACAACGAGGAACCGCAGGCAGCACTCGGTTCAATCTCAGCCGCGCCCGACGGACGGCGGTGGCTCGAGGCGTTCGAGGAGGCCAAGGAGCCGTGGTTCTGGTTCTCCACCGGTCCTGGCTATTGCCACCAGCACCGAGCATGGATCGACGACCTAACCATCCCTTTCAGTGCGATGCGGGGTTACATCGAGAAGCTGCGAGACGGCGCCGATATCGAGCGGCCCCTGGAAAACATCCTGAGCGAGCGCGAGCGGATCGTGCAGGAGTACAGCGAGCTGCTCCCCACCGATGACGACCGCGAAGCATTCCGACAGGTGCTCGACCTTGCTCGCAAGGTTTACCCC
- a CDS encoding 5-methyltetrahydropteroyltriglutamate--homocysteine methyltransferase: MGSYPQPDWLIDRERLGSRLPPRVAARELWRIEDPFLEQAQDDATALAIHDQELIGIDVITDGEIRRESYSNRFATALDGVDLDNPGSALDRTGHPNPVPRVVGPIRRARPVQKRDVEFLRRRTDRRIRVTVPGPFTMTQQAQDDYYGDPAAMALDYAQAVNAELRDAVAAGADIVQIDEPYLQARPEAAREFALAALNRALEGINSETALHTCFGYAAIVKKRASGYSFLAELEECAADQICLEAAQPRLDLSILEQLPSKRIVLGVLDLGDPSAESAAAVADRIRAALDHVPAERLSVGPDCGMKYLPRELAQAKLRALVEGAQIVRSELR, encoded by the coding sequence ATCGGCAGCTATCCGCAGCCCGATTGGCTGATCGATCGCGAGCGCCTGGGCTCGCGCCTGCCCCCACGTGTGGCGGCCAGGGAACTGTGGCGTATCGAGGACCCGTTCCTCGAGCAAGCGCAGGACGACGCCACCGCCCTGGCGATCCACGACCAGGAGCTGATCGGTATCGACGTCATCACCGACGGAGAGATCCGCCGGGAGAGTTACTCAAACCGCTTCGCGACGGCGCTCGACGGGGTCGACCTCGACAACCCCGGCAGCGCGCTCGACCGCACCGGCCACCCAAACCCGGTCCCCCGTGTGGTCGGCCCCATCCGGCGCGCGCGCCCCGTGCAGAAGCGCGACGTCGAGTTCCTACGCCGGCGCACGGACCGCCGCATCCGGGTGACGGTGCCCGGGCCGTTCACGATGACCCAGCAGGCGCAGGACGACTACTACGGCGATCCCGCTGCGATGGCGCTGGACTATGCGCAGGCGGTTAACGCCGAGCTCCGTGACGCCGTGGCGGCCGGCGCGGACATCGTTCAAATCGACGAGCCGTATCTGCAGGCGCGGCCCGAGGCTGCGCGCGAGTTCGCGCTTGCCGCCCTGAATCGCGCGCTTGAAGGGATCAACTCTGAGACGGCGCTGCACACCTGCTTTGGGTATGCGGCGATCGTCAAGAAGCGCGCGAGCGGCTACTCGTTTCTGGCGGAGCTCGAGGAGTGCGCGGCCGACCAGATCTGTCTTGAGGCCGCCCAGCCACGTCTCGATCTCTCGATCCTGGAGCAGCTCCCGAGCAAGCGGATCGTCCTGGGCGTGCTCGACCTCGGCGACCCGTCGGCGGAGTCAGCCGCGGCGGTCGCCGACCGGATTCGCGCCGCGCTTGACCACGTGCCGGCGGAGAGGCTGAGCGTCGGCCCGGACTGCGGGATGAAGTATTTGCCGCGCGAGTTGGCGCAGGCCAAACTGCGCGCGCTCGTTGAGGGCGCGCAGATCGTCCGCTCCGAGCTCCGTTGA
- a CDS encoding PEP-utilizing enzyme, which produces MGATQAARGFVSPFAVEAPPGAEGWQRLYPYYYLFSEPRREFEEGKFWFFDGMHNPEPVYPFDTIMTESWWVALNQFGTRVYVIPPALGIDQRIVNGYLYISPNSITDPELIAKRAELFKRRAGHYYENWGEIYDNWIAKAEDCISRLRELEIRDLPEVEPEATVLSHRGLTSSYDLLATYNRLIENMQEMAYYHFEMLGLGYAAYLTFRDFCQTAFPGIADQAISKMVAGIDILFFRPDDEVRKLAALAIELELADLIVADHDPYAALAAISEAPQGERWLESFENAKEPWFWFSTGPGYSHEHRAWIDDLRLPFNAMRGYIEKLRAGEDISRPLEEIRVESERIFDEYRDLLGSGDREAFTAMRELARTVYPFVENHNFYVEHWHHSIFWNRVREFGQILENGGFLQDAEDIFFLHRFEIHDALYDLCTGWATGTPARGPSYWPDEVAERKRIMQVLREWSPPPALGVAPAEITEPFTVMLFGVTTETVKQWQGGDGRDPNQLGGIAASPGVAEGAARVITSVAQLDEVQAGEILICPITAPSWAPVFARIGAAVSDIGGIMSHAAIVSREYGLPAVVGTGFGTKRIRTGQRVRVDGDNGTVTIVD; this is translated from the coding sequence GTGGGGGCGACGCAGGCAGCGCGGGGGTTCGTCAGCCCGTTCGCCGTTGAGGCACCGCCCGGAGCCGAGGGGTGGCAGCGGCTGTACCCCTATTACTACCTGTTCAGCGAGCCCCGGCGAGAGTTCGAGGAAGGGAAGTTCTGGTTTTTCGACGGGATGCACAACCCCGAGCCCGTGTATCCGTTCGACACGATCATGACTGAGAGTTGGTGGGTCGCGCTCAACCAGTTCGGCACCCGCGTGTACGTGATTCCGCCCGCGCTCGGGATCGACCAGCGAATCGTCAACGGCTACCTGTACATCAGCCCCAATTCGATTACCGACCCGGAGCTGATCGCGAAGCGGGCGGAGCTGTTCAAGCGGCGCGCCGGTCACTACTACGAGAACTGGGGCGAGATCTACGACAACTGGATCGCGAAGGCGGAGGACTGCATCTCACGGCTTCGAGAGCTCGAGATCCGGGACCTTCCCGAGGTCGAGCCCGAGGCGACCGTGCTCTCACATCGCGGGCTGACGAGCAGCTACGACCTGCTCGCCACCTACAACAGGCTGATCGAGAACATGCAGGAAATGGCGTACTACCACTTCGAGATGCTCGGTCTCGGGTACGCCGCGTACCTGACGTTCCGAGACTTCTGCCAGACAGCCTTCCCGGGCATCGCGGATCAGGCGATCTCCAAGATGGTCGCGGGAATCGACATCCTTTTCTTCAGGCCAGACGACGAGGTGCGCAAGCTGGCGGCGCTCGCGATCGAGCTCGAGTTGGCAGATCTGATCGTCGCCGACCACGATCCGTACGCGGCGCTTGCCGCCATCAGCGAGGCCCCACAGGGCGAACGCTGGCTCGAGTCCTTCGAGAACGCCAAGGAGCCCTGGTTCTGGTTCTCGACCGGTCCCGGCTACTCACATGAACACCGAGCATGGATCGACGACCTCCGCCTCCCCTTCAATGCGATGCGTGGCTACATCGAGAAGCTGCGCGCCGGCGAGGACATCTCGCGTCCGCTCGAGGAGATCCGCGTTGAGAGCGAGCGCATCTTCGACGAGTACCGCGACCTCCTCGGGTCCGGCGACCGCGAGGCGTTCACCGCGATGCGCGAGCTTGCGCGCACCGTGTATCCCTTCGTCGAGAACCACAACTTCTACGTCGAGCACTGGCACCACTCGATCTTCTGGAATCGTGTGCGCGAGTTCGGCCAGATCCTTGAGAACGGGGGGTTCCTGCAGGACGCCGAGGACATCTTCTTCCTGCACCGGTTCGAGATCCACGACGCCCTCTATGACCTCTGCACCGGCTGGGCGACGGGAACTCCCGCGCGGGGCCCCAGCTACTGGCCGGACGAGGTAGCCGAGCGTAAGCGGATTATGCAGGTGCTGCGTGAGTGGTCGCCGCCGCCGGCTCTGGGAGTGGCGCCCGCCGAGATAACTGAACCGTTCACGGTCATGCTCTTCGGTGTCACAACCGAGACCGTTAAGCAGTGGCAGGGTGGGGACGGGCGCGATCCCAACCAGCTGGGCGGGATCGCCGCATCGCCGGGTGTCGCCGAGGGGGCGGCGCGGGTCATCACGTCCGTCGCCCAGCTCGACGAGGTTCAGGCAGGCGAGATCCTGATCTGCCCGATCACCGCCCCGAGCTGGGCGCCGGTGTTCGCCCGTATCGGCGCCGCTGTATCGGACATCGGCGGCATCATGTCGCACGCCGCGATCGTCTCACGGGAGTACGGACTACCGGCAGTGGTTGGGACCGGATTCGGGACCAAGCGGATCCGAACCGGTCAGCGGGTCCGAGTCGACGGCGACAACGGCACCGTTACGATCGTCGACTGA
- a CDS encoding GntR family transcriptional regulator, which yields MSTLGTAESDTGEQVPASPIDLPSIPDVIYQQLRRDIGRGVYRPGPIRIRPLTERFRVSATPVREALRRLEAEGLVTLRKNQILVNALSEAELREIFAIRAELEAFALRRGAEQIRKDPKLLAELESQVATMDEYERDPEDWRAANESFHMKIYRAAGMPRLSSMIDSLWIAVEPYLRLYVSTAGSFRASQEQHRSILEHLREGRAKAAADVLRKHLQDTEEIVAKGINSAGAEEG from the coding sequence ATGAGCACCTTGGGCACCGCGGAATCCGATACCGGCGAGCAGGTTCCGGCCTCGCCGATCGACCTCCCGTCGATCCCAGACGTCATCTATCAGCAACTTCGCCGCGACATCGGACGGGGCGTTTACCGCCCTGGACCCATACGGATCCGGCCGCTCACGGAGCGCTTCAGAGTCAGTGCCACTCCGGTGAGGGAGGCGCTTCGAAGGCTCGAGGCGGAGGGCCTCGTCACCCTTCGCAAGAACCAGATCCTCGTCAACGCGCTGTCGGAGGCCGAATTGCGCGAGATCTTCGCGATCCGAGCTGAGCTCGAAGCCTTCGCGTTGCGCAGAGGCGCCGAGCAGATCCGAAAGGATCCCAAGCTTCTCGCGGAACTCGAGTCTCAGGTAGCCACGATGGATGAGTACGAGCGCGACCCCGAGGACTGGCGCGCCGCCAACGAGAGCTTTCACATGAAGATCTACCGCGCGGCTGGGATGCCGCGGCTGTCTTCAATGATCGACTCGCTGTGGATCGCGGTGGAGCCGTACCTGCGGCTATATGTGTCGACTGCCGGAAGCTTTCGCGCCAGCCAGGAGCAACACCGATCGATTCTTGAGCACCTCCGCGAGGGGCGCGCCAAGGCGGCGGCCGACGTCCTGCGCAAGCACCTTCAGGACACGGAGGAAATCGTCGCCAAGGGCATAAACAGCGCGGGCGCCGAAGAGGGGTAA
- a CDS encoding isochorismatase family protein has protein sequence MGLGDRPAVLVVDLQYGFTDETSPVGGNLDEVITATASLLDIARRTGLPVAFTAVTFQQSHLDQLVWLRKMPGLAMLIEGSRWCEIDARVQPQPGEPVFGKQAASAFYGTSLVSFLLGANADSLIVTGCVTSGCVRASVVDAVSCGFRTIVPVECVGDRAAGPHDSNIFDMDSKYADVEPLETVTARLRNTRSELAGAPAVS, from the coding sequence GTGGGCCTTGGCGATCGTCCTGCGGTCCTGGTGGTGGATCTTCAGTACGGCTTCACGGATGAGACCAGCCCGGTTGGGGGAAACCTGGACGAGGTGATCACCGCGACCGCGTCGCTCCTTGACATCGCGCGGCGCACCGGCCTTCCAGTCGCGTTCACCGCGGTCACTTTCCAGCAGAGTCACCTCGACCAGTTGGTGTGGCTGCGCAAGATGCCGGGTCTTGCCATGCTGATCGAAGGCTCTCGGTGGTGTGAGATCGACGCCCGCGTGCAACCTCAGCCGGGTGAGCCAGTGTTCGGTAAGCAGGCGGCCTCGGCCTTTTACGGGACGTCGCTGGTCTCCTTTTTGCTTGGTGCCAACGCCGATTCGCTGATCGTCACGGGATGCGTTACCAGCGGCTGCGTTCGAGCGAGCGTCGTCGACGCCGTTTCTTGCGGATTCCGGACGATCGTGCCCGTCGAGTGTGTCGGCGACCGCGCTGCCGGCCCACACGACTCAAACATCTTCGATATGGACTCGAAGTACGCCGATGTGGAACCGCTGGAGACGGTGACGGCGCGCCTGCGCAATACAAGGAGCGAGCTAGCCGGCGCACCGGCCGTGAGCTGA
- a CDS encoding alpha/beta hydrolase, giving the protein MPLADTEPVGASGYVDRDGLRLHHLEYGEAGAPVVIVPGITSPAATWEFVSLDLARDYHVITLDIRGRGLSDTPPAGYDLTDYAGDVNAVIERLGLQRPALVGHSMGARIAAAVRVLHHGAAGPVVLADPPLTGPGRGTYPMSLEAFMDQLQAARSGAAPEELLRYFPTLTPEHLALRAQWLPTCDENAVRESWQNFHREDFFPYLRELEPPVLFMYGADSPVVPESALPEITDTRPDVEIARIPGAGHMIPWDNTGDFLRETRRFMERVSASRTA; this is encoded by the coding sequence ATGCCGCTCGCGGACACCGAACCGGTCGGCGCGAGCGGCTACGTCGATCGAGATGGACTAAGGCTCCACCACCTCGAGTACGGCGAAGCCGGAGCGCCGGTGGTCATCGTCCCGGGGATCACCAGCCCGGCGGCGACATGGGAGTTCGTGTCGCTCGATCTCGCGCGGGACTACCACGTAATCACCCTGGACATCAGGGGTCGTGGGCTCTCCGACACGCCCCCTGCCGGTTACGACCTCACCGATTACGCCGGAGACGTCAACGCGGTGATCGAACGACTTGGCCTACAACGGCCCGCGCTCGTCGGTCATTCGATGGGTGCGCGCATCGCCGCCGCGGTGCGCGTGCTTCATCACGGAGCGGCCGGCCCGGTTGTGCTCGCCGACCCGCCGCTGACCGGACCCGGCCGGGGTACCTATCCCATGTCGCTGGAGGCCTTCATGGACCAGCTCCAGGCGGCCCGTTCGGGCGCCGCGCCGGAAGAGCTGCTCCGATACTTCCCGACTCTGACCCCCGAGCACCTTGCCTTGCGCGCGCAGTGGCTGCCGACCTGCGACGAGAACGCGGTGCGGGAGTCCTGGCAGAACTTCCACCGCGAGGACTTCTTTCCATATCTTCGCGAGCTCGAGCCGCCTGTGTTGTTCATGTATGGAGCAGATAGCCCGGTCGTCCCCGAATCCGCCCTACCCGAGATCACCGATACCCGGCCCGACGTGGAGATCGCCCGGATCCCGGGCGCGGGTCACATGATCCCGTGGGACAACACCGGGGACTTTCTGCGCGAGACCCGCCGGTTTATGGAGCGGGTGTCGGCTAGCCGGACGGCGTAG